The following are encoded together in the Lathyrus oleraceus cultivar Zhongwan6 chromosome 3, CAAS_Psat_ZW6_1.0, whole genome shotgun sequence genome:
- the LOC127128796 gene encoding uncharacterized protein LOC127128796: MSVGESCYHPIKQPSRRPSVTFTNPREHNNVSAVTTRSVDLEIKENEVVSEEVTIPEPVVKEKVSESKPVVKLPFPTRNKKKEKHEKNFEKFLEMFKKLEINIPFLEALEQMPSYAKFMKDIISKRRSTDIDSIVLTETCSAILQGMKIPVKKKDRGSVTIPCTIEDRYFNKALIDLGASVSLMPLSIYKRLGIGKVQDTRMTLQFDDYSVKRPYGVVENVLVKIDKFVFPVDFVILEMPEDEEIPLILGRPFLETGRCLIDIEEGTMTLKVYDEELKIDVRNTMKYKDDVATTQHIEVIDQMVLKENPLGEQKLPLERVLSLSIFEDTREVDDEEMEVLTMMETQQPFKGS, from the exons ATGAGTGTCGGGGAATCATGCTATCATCCTATAAAACAACCCTCTCGCAGACCGAGTGTTACATTTACAAATCcaagagagcataataatgtgagtgcggtaaccACAAGGAGTG ttgatttggagataaaagaaaatgaggttgtTAGTGAAGAGGTGACGATACCTGAACCTGTGGTTAAAGAAAAAGTTAGTGAATCAAAGCCGGTTGTCAAACTCCCTTTCccaacaagaaataagaagaaagagaAACATGAGAAGAACTTTGAGAAATTCTTGGAGATGTTTAAAAAGCTAGAAATTAACATTCCGTTCTTGGAGGCACTTGAGCAAATGCCCTCTTATGCTAAATTCATGAAAGATATCATTTCAAAAAGGAGGAGCACCGACATTGACTCTATTGTACTAACCGAAACTTGcagtgctattttgcagggtatgaagattccggTAAAGAAAAAAGATCGAGGCTCAGTAACTATCCCTTGCACTATCGAGGATAGATATTTCAACAAGGCCCTTATAGACTTGGGGGCAAGTGTGAGCCTCATGCCTTTATCCATCTACAAGAGGTTAGGGATTGGAAAAGTGCAGGATACCcgaatgacacttcaatttgaTGACTACTCTGTGAAGAGACCTTATGGAGTGGTGGAAAATGTTcttgtgaagattgataagtttgtgTTTCCGGTAGACTTTGTGATCTtagaaatgccggaagatgaagagataccgcTCATTCTTGGTAGACCATTTTTGGAGACCGGGAGGTGTTTGATAGATATAGAAGAAGGCACCATGACTCTAAAAGTttatgatgaagagttaaagatTGATGTGCGCAACACCatgaaatacaaagatgatgtgGCCACCACTCAACACATAGAGGTTATTGATCAAATGGTTCTGAAAGAAAATCCCCTAGGTGAACAAAAATTACCCTTGGAGAGAGTTCTAAGTCTCTCAATCTTTGAAGACACTCGAGAAGTTGATGACGAGGAGATGGAAGTGTTAACTATGATGGAAACACAACAGCCCTTTAAGGGATCCTGA